The following are from one region of the Strix uralensis isolate ZFMK-TIS-50842 chromosome 4, bStrUra1, whole genome shotgun sequence genome:
- the CDS1 gene encoding phosphatidate cytidylyltransferase 1, with amino-acid sequence MSARRRRRTAAEEEEEEEEEEEEAAAGSDKEVDLEERLHELDLRSDSDVPDVPPPTDSTPEILKRALSGLSARWKNWWIRGILTLAMISVFFLIIYLGSFMLMLLVLSIQVKCYHEIITIGYRVYHSYDLPWFRSLSWYFLLCVNYFFYGETVADYFATFVQRREQLQFLIRYHRFISFALYLTGFCMFVLSLVKKHYRLQFYMFAWTHVTLLITVTQSHLVIQNLFEGMIWFLVPISSVICNDITAYIFGFFFGRTPLIKLSPKKTWEGFIGGFFSTVVFGFIFSYFLAQHQYFVCPVEYNSETNRFVTECEPSELFQMKKYSVPPLLQTVLGWETVNMYPFQMHSIALSTFASLIGPFGGFFASGFKRAFKIKDFADTIPGHGGIMDRFDCQYLMATFVHVYITSFIRGPNPSKLLKQLLILQPEQQLSVYKTLKSHLVEKGILQPSLRG; translated from the exons gAAGTGGATTTGGAAGAAAGACTTCATGAGTTGGATCTTAGAAGTGATTCAGATGTTCCTGATGTTCCTCCACCAACAGACAGCACTCCAGAAATCCTCAAAAGGGCTTTGTCAGGCTTGTCTGCTAG atGGAAAAATTGGTGGATTCGTGGAATTCTCACTCTAGCtatgatttctgtgttttttctgatCATATACCTGGGATCATTTATGCTGATGCTTCTG GTCTTAAGCATCCAAGTGAAGTGTTACCATGAAATCATCACAATAGGTTACAGAGTCTACCACTCGTATGATTTACCATGGTTTAGATCCCTCAGCTG GTACTTTTTGCTGTGCGTGAACTACTTCTTTTATGGAGAGACTGTAGCTGATTACTTTGCTACGTTTGTTCAGAGAAGAGAACAGCTTCAATTTCTAATACGTTACCACAGGTTTATATCTTTTGCACTCTATTTAACAG GCTTCTGCATGTTTGTTTTGAGTTTAGTGAAGAAACATTATCGTCTGCAGTTTTACATG TTCGCATGGACTCATGTCACTTTGCTGATCACTGTAACTCAATCTCATCTTGTCATCCAAAATCTCTTTGAAGGCATGATCTG GTTTTTGGTTCCAATTTCAAGTGTTATCTGCAATGATATTACCGCTTACATTTTTGGATTCTTCTTTGGCAGAACTCCATTAATTAAG CTGTCTCCCAAGAAGACCTGGGAAGGGTTCATTGGAGGCTTCTTTTCCACAGTTGTATTTGGATTTATT ttttcctaTTTTTTGGCTCAACATCAGTACTTTGTCTGCCCTGTGGAATATAACAGTGAAACCAACAGATTTGTGACAGAGTGTGAACCTTCAGAGCTCTTTCAGATGAAGAAGTACTCTGTGCCACCATTGCTTCAGACTGTGTTGGGATGG gAAACTGTGAATATGTACCCATTTCAGATGCACAGCATTGCACTGTCAACATTTGCCTCATTAATTGGGCCATTTGGAGGATTCTTCGCCAGTGGATTTAAAAGAGCTTTCAAAATCAAG GATTTCGCAGACACCATCCCTGGGCATGGTGGGATAATGGATCGCTTTGATTGTCAGTACCTGATGGCCACATTTGTTCATGTCTATATCACCAGTTTCATAAG GGGTCCAAATCCCAGCAAATTACTGAAACAGCTGTTGATACTTCAGCCTGAGCAACAACTAAGTGTGTATAAAACCCTGAAATCTCACCTCGTCGAAAAAGGGATCCTGCAGCCATCTCTGAGAGGGTAG